The following proteins come from a genomic window of Coriobacteriia bacterium:
- a CDS encoding radical SAM protein, with protein MRRILFVTPPYTCWGQMLMGNWPPLQIAFLAGAAREAGHEAKIFDAMNKKLSFDDIRDEIERYRPDFVMSLDYLPVTGSISTCTVPAAIKALGVAKQVDPRIVTLLGGPHPTFMYDEIFREDSNKVDFVLRGEMEGTLAELMSTFPLESPDEVKGIAFLKDGEVVATEMRPQIEDLDTLEVAWDLLDWEDYHYNVEPYGRMASVLTSRGCMMGCSFCGQRLFWRGAWRARDAEKVVAEIRHLVEEYDVEFVTMIDAYPTYDRERWEKILDLLIESDLGVKILIETRVEDILRDEDILQKYHDAGIMHVYMGTESSSDELLESLNKGTTINQNQRAIDLCREYDIMTEASLMVGFPGETWDSIKKTTEVAIRLNPDIAVFPVLTPMPFTPLWDEMHDRIRVWDYSQYNLTTPIIEPYAMSLEDITIALGRCYMTFYANKMTDILALPDGFKRRYMLSAMKTMMKDYGEHFDFLGIGMSKIADMVGMPKMPKMSEITEALK; from the coding sequence ATGAGAAGAATCCTCTTCGTCACACCGCCCTACACCTGTTGGGGCCAGATGCTGATGGGCAACTGGCCCCCACTGCAGATCGCCTTTCTTGCCGGCGCGGCTCGCGAGGCGGGGCACGAAGCGAAGATATTCGACGCGATGAACAAGAAGCTCTCCTTCGACGACATTCGCGATGAGATTGAACGCTACCGGCCGGACTTCGTCATGTCGCTCGACTACCTGCCGGTGACCGGCTCCATCAGCACCTGCACGGTGCCTGCCGCGATCAAGGCTCTCGGCGTCGCCAAGCAAGTCGATCCGCGCATCGTCACCCTCCTCGGAGGGCCGCATCCAACGTTCATGTACGACGAGATCTTTCGCGAGGACAGCAACAAGGTCGACTTCGTGTTGCGGGGGGAAATGGAGGGCACCCTCGCAGAACTCATGTCGACCTTCCCGCTAGAGTCCCCCGATGAGGTCAAGGGCATCGCGTTTCTCAAGGACGGCGAAGTCGTCGCGACCGAGATGCGACCTCAGATCGAGGACCTCGACACGCTCGAGGTCGCGTGGGACCTGCTCGACTGGGAGGACTACCACTACAACGTAGAGCCCTACGGACGCATGGCATCGGTACTGACCTCGCGCGGGTGCATGATGGGATGCTCGTTCTGCGGCCAGCGTCTCTTCTGGCGCGGAGCCTGGCGTGCTCGCGATGCGGAGAAGGTCGTGGCGGAGATACGGCACCTCGTCGAGGAATACGACGTCGAGTTCGTCACGATGATCGACGCCTACCCGACCTACGACCGGGAGCGCTGGGAGAAGATCCTCGACCTGCTCATCGAGTCGGACCTGGGCGTAAAGATCCTTATCGAGACTCGCGTCGAGGACATCCTGCGCGACGAAGACATCCTGCAGAAGTACCACGATGCTGGCATCATGCACGTCTACATGGGAACCGAGAGCAGCAGCGACGAACTCCTCGAAAGCCTGAACAAGGGCACGACGATCAATCAGAACCAACGCGCCATCGATCTGTGCCGTGAGTACGACATCATGACCGAGGCGTCGCTCATGGTTGGCTTCCCCGGAGAGACATGGGACTCGATCAAGAAGACCACCGAAGTAGCAATCCGCCTCAATCCGGACATTGCGGTCTTCCCCGTGCTCACCCCGATGCCCTTCACGCCACTCTGGGATGAGATGCACGACCGCATCCGCGTATGGGACTACTCGCAGTACAACCTCACGACCCCGATCATCGAGCCTTACGCGATGTCGCTCGAAGACATCACGATTGCACTGGGTCGCTGCTACATGACGTTTTACGCCAACAAGATGACGGACATCCTCGCGCTTCCCGACGGTTTCAAGCGCCGCTACATGCTCTCCGCGATGAAGACGATGATGAAAGACTACGGCGAACACTTCGACTTCCTCGGCATCGGAATGTCTAAGATCGCGGACATGGTGGGCATGCCCAAGATGCCCAAGATGTCGGAGATAACGGAGGCACTGAAGTAG
- a CDS encoding NifB/NifX family molybdenum-iron cluster-binding protein, producing the protein MKLAVSALGPNLDDKVDERFGRAAYLLIVDADTLAVDVLDNSANKHALQGAGLGAAEAVSAASADAVITGHLGPKAFRALDAIDVHGYSGVGMTVREAIGAFAMNTLEPLDDSNPYQRFE; encoded by the coding sequence ATGAAACTCGCGGTGTCGGCCCTCGGACCAAATCTGGACGACAAGGTCGACGAACGTTTCGGGCGGGCCGCGTACCTGCTCATTGTGGATGCCGACACACTTGCGGTCGACGTGCTCGACAACTCGGCTAACAAGCACGCTTTGCAGGGCGCCGGCCTCGGAGCGGCAGAAGCTGTCTCGGCTGCCTCAGCCGACGCCGTCATTACGGGGCACTTGGGCCCCAAGGCATTCCGTGCGTTGGACGCCATCGATGTTCACGGGTACTCGGGAGTTGGTATGACGGTCCGCGAAGCGATAGGTGCCTTTGCAATGAACACGCTCGAACCGCTCGACGATTCAAACCCATACCAACGGTTCGAATAG
- a CDS encoding PadR family transcriptional regulator, with the protein MGPMCEGPASEGVHGPGGGNRACCRRAGGGGALVEPAALAGLLNKSAHGYDLRREIREMTGGELEVDAGGLYRVLRRMEEEGFVTSAWAEGDSGPQRRDYELTAEGRDLAEDWVDHLRERERVSKLLADALSSGLKEEAR; encoded by the coding sequence ATGGGCCCCATGTGCGAAGGACCTGCGAGTGAAGGGGTCCACGGACCCGGCGGAGGCAATCGTGCATGCTGCCGAAGGGCGGGCGGCGGCGGGGCTCTTGTCGAGCCGGCCGCGCTCGCAGGCCTGCTGAACAAGTCTGCGCACGGCTACGACCTGCGTCGTGAGATTCGCGAGATGACGGGTGGAGAGCTCGAGGTCGATGCCGGCGGGCTGTACCGCGTGCTGCGTCGTATGGAGGAGGAGGGCTTCGTAACGTCGGCGTGGGCCGAAGGGGACTCAGGGCCCCAGCGCAGGGACTATGAGCTCACCGCCGAGGGGCGGGACCTGGCCGAGGACTGGGTTGACCATCTGCGTGAGCGAGAGCGCGTGTCCAAGCTGCTTGCCGATGCACTGTCCTCGGGGTTGAAAGAAGAGGCTCGGTAG
- a CDS encoding radical SAM protein: protein MLRFANIVLGESGAPRCVRCHRAEAETLRDASSILLAIGEAASTWPGGPGPNLSLTGAEPFHHPALFELLDASVTAGASRIRLESDAHALATAETVERTLGSGVRHLTIPLLGSTAELHDSLTGRRGSFERTVAGVKDFLEAALKNTMRVHVTVRVPVCRHNLHDTPEIVTLAAKTGANAVLLSIDDADLDPRQAAPWLGAACDSGIVYATWVAVEGIPYGCANGWELHLASMYHEVEGTKSEACRTCPLTDVCGGAMPGASERTLAALAAPPDAAQVAQRISHGFKPPNVG from the coding sequence GTGCTGAGGTTCGCGAACATCGTTCTCGGCGAATCCGGCGCTCCCCGATGCGTTCGCTGTCATCGAGCTGAAGCCGAGACACTTCGTGACGCCTCGAGCATCCTTCTGGCGATCGGTGAAGCAGCCAGTACGTGGCCCGGCGGTCCGGGCCCCAACCTGTCCTTAACAGGCGCCGAGCCGTTCCATCATCCCGCTCTTTTCGAGCTGCTCGACGCCTCGGTCACAGCGGGAGCCAGTCGCATCAGACTCGAGTCCGACGCCCATGCGCTCGCGACTGCGGAAACCGTCGAGCGGACCCTGGGCTCCGGCGTCCGCCACCTCACCATTCCGCTGCTCGGGTCCACTGCCGAACTCCACGACTCACTTACCGGCAGACGCGGATCGTTCGAGAGAACGGTTGCCGGCGTCAAGGACTTCCTCGAAGCTGCGCTGAAGAACACCATGAGGGTGCACGTCACCGTCCGGGTTCCTGTCTGTCGGCACAATCTGCACGACACTCCGGAGATCGTCACCCTGGCCGCGAAGACCGGTGCGAACGCCGTGCTCCTGTCGATCGATGACGCCGACCTCGATCCGCGTCAGGCAGCCCCATGGCTTGGGGCGGCTTGCGATTCCGGGATCGTCTACGCAACCTGGGTCGCGGTCGAAGGCATCCCCTACGGATGCGCAAATGGATGGGAGCTTCACCTCGCCTCCATGTATCACGAGGTCGAGGGCACGAAGTCGGAAGCCTGCCGAACTTGCCCTCTGACAGACGTGTGCGGCGGGGCGATGCCGGGGGCCTCCGAGCGGACACTCGCGGCCCTCGCGGCCCCACCTGATGCCGCTCAGGTAGCTCAACGTATCTCGCACGGATTCAAACCCCCCAATGTGGGCTGA